Proteins encoded together in one Penicillium digitatum chromosome 1, complete sequence window:
- a CDS encoding Mitochondrial cytochrome b2, putative, with product MSTSKLTGADVAEHNSKDSCWVIVHGKAYDVTEFLPEHPGGQKIILKYAGKDATEEFDPIHPPDTLDKFLDQSKHLGMVDMATVEQEGKAFDPEEADRQERISRMPSLEACYNLMDFEAVARQVMKKTAWAYYSSGADDEITMRENHAAFHKIWFRPRILVDVEHIDMSTTMLGTRCSIPFYVTATALGKLGHAEGEVVLTKASHRHNVVQMIPTLASCSFDEIVDAKQGDQVQWLQLYVNKDREITRKIVEHAEKRGCKGLFITVDAPQLGRREKDMRSKFSDPGSNVQSGGENIDRSQGAARAISSFIDPALSWKDIPWFKSITCMPIVLKGVQCVEDVLRAVEAGCDGVVLSNHGGRQLETARSGIEVLAEVMPALRERGWEKRIEVFVDGGVRRATDILKALCLGATAVGIGRPFLYAMSAYGLDGVDRAMQLLKDEMEMNMRLVGATSVADLNPSLIDTRGLLGGHSGVVPSDTLGLRAYDPLEAPRFSEKPKL from the exons ATGAGCACAAGCAAGCTTACCGGCGCAGATGTCGCCGAACACAACTCGAAAGACTCGTGCTGGGTCATCGTGCATGGCAAAGCTTACGACGTAACCGAATTCCTCCCAG AGCACCCTGGTGGTCAGAAGATTATCCTCAAGTATGCAGGCAAAGATGCGACTGAAGAGTTCGATCCAATCCACCCACCCGACACCCTAGACAAGTTCCTGGACCAGTCGAAACACTTGGGGATGGTCGACATGGCTACCGTCGAGCAGGAAGGAAAGGCATTTGACCCAGAGGAGGCCGATCGCCAAGAGCGCATCTCCCGCATGCCCTCCCTCGAAGCATGCTACAATCTGATGGACTTTGAGGCAGTGGCTCGCCAAGTCATGAAGAAGACGGCATGGGCATACTACTCCAGCGGAGCAGATGATGAAATT ACAATGCGCGAGAACCACGCTGCCTTCCATAAAATCTGGTTCAGGCCACGAATCCTAGTCGATGTCGAGCACATCGACATGAGCACAACAATGCTGGGCACAAGATGCTCAATCCCATTTTACGTTACCGCTACAGCGCTCGGCAAACTCGGCCACGCCGAAGGCGAAGTTGTGCTCACAAAAGCCTCCCACCGACACAACGTAGTACAAATGATCCCGACGCTAGCCTCATGCTCCTTCGATGAAATTGTCGACGCCAAACAAGGCGATCAGGTGCAATGGCTACAGCTTTACGTCAACAAAGACCGCGAAATCACACGCAAGATCGTCGAGCACGCCGAAAAGCGCGGCTGCAAGGGCCTCTTCATCACCGTTGACGCGCCCCAGCTCGGCCGCCGCGAGAAAGACATGCGCTCCAAGTTCTCCGATCCTGGCTCGAACGTTCAGTCCGGAGGTGAGAATATCGACCGCTCCCAGGGCGCTGCCCGCGCCATCTCCTCCTTTATCGACCCCGCTCTCTCATGGAAGGACATCCCCTGGTTCAAGTCCATCACATGTATGCCAATCGTGCTGAAGGGCGTCCAGTGCGTGGAAGACGTCCTGCGCGCCGTTGAGGCAGGCTGCGACGGCGTCGTGCTGTCCAACCACGGTGGACGGCAGCTCGAGACCGCGCGGTCTGGCATCGAGGTATTGGCCGAGGTGATGCCTGCGTTGCGTGAGCGTGGCTGGGAAAAGCGCATTGAAGTCTTTGTTGACGGCGGTGTGCGTCGCGCAACGGATATCCTCaaggcgctttgtctgggCGCGACGGCTGTTGGCATTGGGCGGCCGTTCCTGTATGCCATGTCTGCTTATGGACTTGATGGTGTGGATAGGGCTATGCAGCTGCTGAAggatgagatggagatgaATATGCGGTTGGTTGGAGCTACAAGTGTGGCGGATCTCAATCCTAGTCTGATTGATACCCGTGGGTTGTTGGGTGGGCACTCTGGGGTTGTGCCATCTGATACCCTTGGCCTCCGTGCGTATGATCCATTGGAGGCGCCGAGGTTTAGTGAAAAGCCGAAGCTGTAG
- a CDS encoding MFS monosaccharide transporter, putative — protein MAPKYAGLSGKPLDLMVSTIATMGFLLFGYDQGVMSGIIDSDAFGRFMPITHGDSTMQALVTAIYELGCLAGAMYALFAGDKLGRRLMIMHGACVMIIGVTIQICAIKGHGATAQSFVGRFITGIGNGMNTSTIPTYQAECSCSSNRGLLICIEGCIIAIGTMIAYWIDFGASYGPDDLVWRFPIGFQIVFGLIIIIGMYYLPDFPRYLISKGKVHEGEHVLAALGGNEIVFHENQIQKQLVIESINVAGVATGAGYSDLLTGSKTQHLRRMLIGSSSQIAQQLSGCNAVIYYLPVLLKKSLGQDEFMSILIGGINMIVYAIFATFS, from the exons ATGGCACCCAAATATGCTGGCTTGTCTGGCAAGCCCTTGGATTTGATGGTGTCGACTATTGCTACTATGGGTTTCCTGCTGTTCGGTTATGATC AGGGTGTCATGTCTGGCATCATTGATTCCGATGCCTTTGGTAGGTTCATGCCTATCACTCATGGCGACTCCACCATGCAGGCTTTGGTGACTGCCATCTACGAGTTGGGCTGTCTGGCTGGTGCCATGTACGCCTTGTTCGCTGGTGACAAACTTGGTCGTCGTCTCATGATCATGCACGGTGCCTGTGTCATGATAATTGGTGTAACTATTCAGATCTGTGCCATCAAGGGCCATGGAGCTACTGCCCAGTCCTTCGTCGGCCGTTTCATCACTGGTATTGGCAACGGAATGAACACTTCGACTATCCCTACCTACCAGGCTGAGTGCTCATGCTCCTCCAACCGTGGTCTTCTTATCTGTATCGAGGGTTGTATCATCGCCATTGGTACAATGATTGCTTACTGGATTGACTTTGGTGCCTCCTACGGCCCCGATGACCTCGTCTGGCGTTTTCCAATTGGCTTCCAGATCGTCTTCGGTCTTATAATTATCATTGGCATGTATTATCTGCCTGACTTCCCTCGCTACCTCATCTCCAAGGGTAAGGTGCACGAGGGTGAGCATGTACTCGCTGCTCTCGGCGGTAACGAAATCGTTTTCCACGAGAATCAAATCCAGAAGCAGCTGGTCATTGAGTCTATCAATGTTGCTGGTGTTGCTACCGGTGCTGGTTACTCTGATCTGCTTACTGGTAGTAAGACCCAGCACTTGCGCCGCATGCTTATCGGTTCTTCGTCTCAAATTGCTCAGCAGCTCTCTGGTTGCAATGCTGTGATTTATTACCTACCAGTCCTTTTGAAGAAGTCTCTGGGTCAGGATGAGTTCATGTCCATACTTATCGGTGGTATCAATATGATTGTGTACGCCATCTTCGCCACATTCTCCTGA
- a CDS encoding Phosphoric ester hydrolase, putative — protein MTSPFNRRPVPDYFIASPLVALLYPLHQILLRLRGPPRLPPPGTQPIRVVCISDTHTLEWPDVPDGDLLIHAGDLCNNGSAREIQAAVDWLRSLPHPYKVAIGGNHDSYFDVRSRLDEDRINPASMGDSFSAISSSASSIHSLHELNSASRIDWGDIHYLQHSAVTLSFANTSSSSPSSTTPLTSSRPRFLTIYGAPQVPAIVPFGPEHAFTYPPLHDAWSGTIPLETDILVTHTPPQAHLDLSPVHSTGCPNLLAEAWRVRPILHVFGHVHESAGQEPIFWDEAQRAWERLCASRRSRARLSRLASLAGFIRDMFDLSAWVDAARVVGYGILGVVWAHVWGGENLNGGWMVNAACMYRDSGRLGNPPRVLTL, from the coding sequence ATGACAAGCCCCTTCAACCGCCGCCCTGTTCCTGACTACTTCATCGCCTCTCCCCTAGTGGCTCTACTCTATCCACTACACCAGATCTTACTGCGTTTACGTGGACCTCCTCGACTCCCTCCGCCAGGCACTCAACCAATCCGAGTAGTCTGCATCTCCGATACTCATACCCTCGAATGGCCAGACGTTCCTGACGGAGATCTTCTCATCCACGCCGGTGACCTCTGCAACAATGGCTCCGCACGCGAGATCCAAGCCGCTGTTGACTGGCTGCGAAGTCTTCCCCACCCATACAAAGTTGCTATCGGAGGCAACCATGACAGCTACTTTGACGTGCGGTCACGTCTGGATGAGGACCGCATAAACCCAGCTTCTATGGGGGATTCCTTCTCCGCAATCTCCTCTTCCGCCTCATCCATCCACTCGCTCCACGAGCTAAACAGCGCCTCCCGCATCGACTGGGGTGACATCCACTACCTCCAACACTCAGCTGTGACCCTCTCGTTCGCAAacacctcctcctcctcacccTCGTCCACAACCCCCCTCACAAGCTCCCGCCCGCGCTTTCTCACAATTTACGGCGCACCCCAAGTCCCAGCCATCGTCCCCTTCGGTCCCGAGCACGCCTTCACCTACCCACCACTCCACGACGCCTGGTCCGGTACCATCCCCCTAGAAACAGATATTCTCGTCACCCACACCCCACCCCAAGCCCATCTTGATCTATCGCCCGTACATTCTACAGGCTGTCCCAATCTGTTAGCGGAAGCTTGGCGCGTCCGTCCTATCCTCCACGTCTTCGGCCACGTTCATGAATCCGCAGGCCAGGAACCCATCTTCTGGGATGAGGCCCAGCGCGCCTGGGAAAGATTGTGTGCCTCGCGCCGCTCGCGTGCGCGTTTAAGCCGCCTGGCTTCGCTGGCCGGCTTCATACGCGACATGTTCGATCTTTCTGCCTGGGTGGATGCCGCGCGGGTCGTGGGATACGGGATTCTTGGTGTGGTTTGGGCTCATGTCTGGGGTGGGGAGAACCTTAATGGTGGATGGATGGTCAACGCCGCTTGCATGTATCGTGATAGTGGCAGGCTGGGCAACCCGCCGAGGGTTTTAACCCTGTGA
- a CDS encoding MFS monosaccharide transporter, putative, translating into MILFYPETAGRSLEEIDLIFAKGYCENMSYVKASKELPRLTDQEIEAKAAEDGFDSSRRQGDMENSGEREKLLLQHHQR; encoded by the coding sequence ATGATCCTTTTTTACCCTGAGACCGCTGGCCGCAGTCTTGAGGAGATCGATCTCATCTTTGCCAAAGGTTACTGCGAGAACATGAGCTATGTCAAGGCTTCCAAAGAGCTACCTAGGCTAACTGACCAGGAGATTGAGGCTAAGGCTGCGGAGGACGGCTTCGATTCTAGCCGCCGTCAGGGTGATATGGAGAATTCGggtgagagagagaagctCCTCTTGCAGCACCACCAGCGATAG
- a CDS encoding Bud13, producing the protein MSGSLADYLAKKYLTADPATERPKKKRKKTKVIDTAGSGLIIADDDPPDIRSLANAGEDDEDKPFFDTSAKTAEFRRAKKSSWKTIGGPTPGQGGCEQEAADAILNEAAAERAAQQDPEDEDALMIENEDDGAGRMESGARGGLQTAAQTAAMAKAQEKRRKAEEAKYRDLSAVNQKSQETIYRDASGRIINVAMKRAEARRAEEEKREKEEQAREALMGDVQRQQREERRRDLQEIKAMPLARTIEDEEMNEDMKARDRWNDPAAEFLTARRDAGASVTGRPLYRGSFQPNRYGIRPGHRWDGVDRGNGFEKDWFTSRNKKTRFEALEYQWQMDE; encoded by the coding sequence ATGTCTGGCTCACTTGCCGACTACCTGGCAAAGAAATATCTTACCGCTGACCCTGCTACCGAACGCCCAAAGAAGAAGCGCAAAAAGACCAAAGTCATCGACACTGCAGGGTCCGGCCTTATCATTGCCGACGATGATCCACCAGACATTCGTTCACTAGCAAATGCGGGAGAGGACGATGAGGACAAACCTTTTTTCGACACATCCGCCAAAACTGCAGAGTTCCGCCGCGCAAAGAAATCAAGCTGGAAGACTATTGGAGGACCCACGCCTGGCCAAGGCGGATGTGAACAAGAAGCCGCCGACGCAATTTTAAACGAGGCAGCAGCCGAACGCGCCGCGCAGCAAGAtccagaagatgaagatgcaCTTATGATAGAGAATGAGGACGATGGCGCGGGTCGCATGGAGTCCGGAGCACGAGGCGGCCTTCAAACTGCCGCCCAAACTGCAGCGATGGCGAAAGCTCAAGAAAAGCGGCGCAAAGCCGAAGAAGCAAAGTACCGCGATCTCTCGGCAGTGAATCAGAAGAGCCAAGAAACTATATACCGAGACGCATCCGGCCGAATCATCAACGTGGCCATGAAACGCGCCGAAGCTCGGCGTGCAGAAGAGGAAAAGCGcgagaaagaagaacagGCGCGTGAGGCTCTGATGGGAGATGTGCAGCGGCAGCAGCGCGAGGAGCGGCGACGGGACTTACAAGAGATCAAGGCCATGCCACTTGCTCGGACgatcgaggatgaagaaATGAATGAAGACATGAAGGCTCGCGATCGGTGGAATGATCCCGCCGCCGAGTTCCTTACCGCCCGGCGCGATGCGGGAGCTAGTGTTACGGGGCGGCCACTGTATCGTGGTTCTTTCCAGCCTAATCGGTATGGGATCCGGCCAGGGCACCGGTGGGATGGAGTGGATCGGGGCAATGGGTTTGAGAAGGACTGGTTCACATCGCGGAACAAAAAGACCCGGTTTGAAGCTTTGGAATACCAGTGGCAGATGGATGAGTAG
- a CDS encoding Serine protein kinase Sky1, putative, with product MEGVDLTKAMLNKGKQMANVAASAANGSGGKKRRKGTDLKPILTNEANPAPGATESTGAAQSSPKASASRSSSSSSGEELEATAEEEDSEDYCKGGYHPVAVGEAYNNGRYIVVRKLGWGHFSTVWLSRDTTTNKHVALKVVRSAAHYTETAIDEIKLLNKIVQAKPSHPGRKHVVSLLDSFEHKGPNGIHVCMVFEVLGENLLGLIKRWNHRGIPMPLVKQIAKQVLLGLDYLHRECGIIHTDLKPENVLIEIGDVEQIVKAHVKEEANKEAKEKEDNRNGRRRRRTLITGSQPLPSPLNTSFNGFDFKHSSSNSHSSLSQMLNEPGETSSMRELLGVKEEDAKQNQREKTADLLEREVSGISLDKGPSSKSPEKELDVNIISVKIADLGNACWVGHHFTNDIQTRQYRSPEVILGSKWGASTDVWSMACMVFELITGDYLFDPQSGTKYGKDDDHIAQIIELLGPFPKSLCMSGKWSQEIFNRKGELRNIHRLRHWALPDVLREKYHYSMEESMRISELLLPMLDLSPEKRANAGGMSAHEWIKDAPGMDGVDLGITPGTRGEGIEGWATEVKKR from the exons ATGGAGGGAGTCGATCTCACCAAGGCGATGCTCAACAAGGGCAAACAGATGGCAAACGTTGCTGCTTCAGCTGCCAATGGCAGCGGaggaaagaagaggagaaaggGTACTGACTTGAAGCCCATCCTTACCAACGAAGCGAACCCTGCGCCGGGCGCTACAGAATC AACCGGCGCTGCCCAGTCAAGTCCCAAAGCATCTGCATCGcgctcctcatcctcatcgtctgGCGAAGAACTCGAGGCTACCGCAGAGGAGGAGGACTCTGAAGATTACTGCAAGGGTGGATATCATCCCGTCGCTGTCGGCGAAGCATACAACAATGGTCGCTATATCGTCGTGCGCAAGCTTGGATGGGGCCATTTCTCTACGGTTTGGTTGTCGCGGGACACAACTACCAACAAGCACGTTGCGCTGAAGGTGGTTCGATCCGCCGCACACTACACCGAAACCGCCATCGACGAAATCAAGCTCCTCAACAAAATCGTGCAGGCAAAACCCTCTCACCCTGGTAGGAAGCATGTGGTTAGTCTGCTGGACTCATTTGAGCATAAAGGACCAAATGGTATCCATGTTTGTATGGTTTTCGAGGTTCTGGGCGAGAACCTGTTGGGGTTGATCAAGCGGTGGAATCATCGCGGTATTCCCATGCCACTGGTCAAGCAGATTGCGAAGCAAGTACTGCTAGGCTTGGATTATCTCCACCGCGAGTGTGGGATCATCCACACAGATCTGAAGCCCGAGAATGTGCTAATTGAGATTGGAGATGTGGAGCAGATCGTCAAGGCGCATGTCAAGGAAGAAGCCAACAAAGAGGCcaaggagaaagaggatAATCGGAATGGGCGGAGACGGCGGCGCACACTGATCACAGGGAGTCAGCCGCTTCCCAGTCCGCTCAACACCAGCTTCAATGGCTTCGACTTCAAACATAGCTCTTCCAACTCGCACAGTAGCCTCAGCCAGATGCTCAATGAACCAGGAG AAACGTCCTCTATGAGAGAACTGCTTGGGgtcaaggaagaagatgcGAAGCAAAACCAGCGAGAGAAAACTGC CGATCTACTGGAGCGAGAGGTGTCCGGCATTTCTCTCGATAAAGGCCCTTCGAGCAAATCACCAGAAAAAGAACTTGACGTCAATATAATCTCTGTCAAGATTGCAGACTTGGGCAATGCTTGTTGGGTCGGTCATCATTTCACAAATGACATTCAAACCCGTCAATATCGCTCGCCCGAAGTCATCCTGGGCTCTAAGTGGGGTGCCAGTACTGATGTGTGGAGCATGGCATGTATG GTCTTCGAACTCATCACCGGAGACTACCTCTTCGATCCCCAATCAGGGACCAAATATGGCAAGGACGATGATCATATCGCTCAAATTATTGAACTACTCGGTCCCTTCCCCAAGTCACTCTGCATGTCCGGCAAATGGTCCCAAGAAATCTTCAATCGTAAGGGTGAACTGCGCAATATCCACCGACTCCGTCACTGGGCCCTGCCCGACGTCCTGCGAGAAAAGTACCACTACTCCATGGAAGAGAGCATGCGTATCAGTGAACTCCTACTGCCCATGCTTGATCTGTCACCAGAGAAGAGGGCGAATGCTGGTGGCATGTCAGCTCACGAGTGGATAAAGGATGCCCCTGGTATGGATGGAGTCGATCTGGGCATTACCCCTGGAACGCGCGGGGAGGGTATTGAAGGCTGGGCCACTGAGGTCAAAAAGCGATGA
- a CDS encoding Winged helix-turn-helix transcription repressor DNA-binding yields MPRSEEAEWWANAVYEAIQEVPRGKVTSYGHIARLLGEPQRPRQVGVCLKVLASPESGSHFNSNTVPWQRVINSKGMISHRGPGSAERQAEALAQEGVEVTTDSMGEMYVDFSRYGWFPSELPTEKMGRQPREWAS; encoded by the exons ATGCCACGTTCCGAAGAAGCAGAATGGTGGGCTAACGCAGTCTACGAAGCCATCCAAGAGGTCCCCCGGGGCAAAGTCACTTCCTACGGTCACATCGCACGCCTCCTGGGTGAAC CCCAGCGTCCCCGCCAAGTCGGGGTCTGTCTCAAAGTACTTGCGTCGCCCGAGTCTGGTTCGCACTTCAATTCGAATACCGTGCCGTGGCAGCGCGTGATTAATTCCAAAGGGATGATTTCGCATCG TGGACCCGGAAGTGCAGAGCGTCAGGCCGAAGCTCTCGCCCAAGAAGGTGTGGAGGTTACTACAGACAGCATGGGCGAGATGTATGTTGATTTTTCTCGGTATGGATGGTTTCCAAGCGAGCTACCGACCGAGAAAATGGGTAGGCAGCCAAGAGAATGGGCCAGTTGA
- a CDS encoding Alpha,alpha-trehalose-phosphate synthase subunit, putative produces MGSVIDQKRNLIIVSNRLPLSVKQVDGVFQSSLSSGGLVTSLSGLTKSTKFQWFGWPGIEVKDPQDRENVQKSLEAHNAIPIFLDSSLAHEHYNGFSNRILWPILHYQSGVVFDETPWQAYRRVNELFADAIAETAENGTLIWVHDYHLMLLPELLRDRLKQKGKSCAIGFSLHTPFPAGDFWRNLPVRKHLIEGMLSSDLIGFHTDEYKQNFIDTCASLLNARTEIPNQIQYKNRLVCINKFIVGIDPEKFSETLQKPDVQERIRSLKERYKGVKVIVGVDRLDHIKGLTQKLKGFDAFLDDHPELQNKVVLIQVAVPSREDVKEYQDLETELCTIAGKINGKHATPEGTPLLYMHRSVPFNELTALYSVADVCLLTSTRDGMNLVAFEYVACQQERHGVLVLSEFAGAASFMSNGSIPFHPANKTEMSEAIFNALNLDPAERKARYEYLRGFVNTNTRFEGLSRFRVVSY; encoded by the exons ATGGGATCAGTCATTGACCAAAAACGAAACCTAATCATCGTCTCAAATCGCCTTCCATTGTCCGTGAAACAGGTTGACGGTGTCTTTCAATCATCCCTTTCGAGCGGTGGCCTTGTCACTTCCCTCTCTGGGTTGACCAAGTCTACCAAATTCCAATGGTTTGGCTGGCCAGGAATCGAAGTCAAAGACCCACAGGATCGAGAGAATGTGCAAAAGAGTTTGGAAGCACATAATGCCATTCCCATATTCCTTGATAGCAGCTTGGCCCATGAGCACTACAACGGGTTCTCAA ACCGTATCCTCTGGCCCATTCTCCATTACCAGTCCGGTGTAGTTTTCGACGAGACTCCATGGCAAGCATATAGAAGGGTAAACGAGTTATTCGCAGATGCGATCGCTGAAACGGCAGAGAATGGAACGTTAATTTGGGTCCATGATTATCATCTTATGCTTTTGCCCGAGCTTCTCCGTGACCGACTCAAACAAAAAGGCAAATCCTGTGCCATTGGCTTTTCACTCCACACGCCCTTTCCTGCGGGAGATTTTTGGAGAAACCTTCCCGTACGAAAGCATCTCATTGAGGGCATGCTGTCCAGCGACTTGATTGGGTTCCATACGGACGAGTACAAGCAAAATTTTATCGACACCTGTGCCAGTCTTCT TAATGCACGCACCGAAATTCCCAACCAAATCCAGTATAAAAATCGGCTGGTCTGCATAAACAAGTTCATTGTCGGCATCGACCCCGAAAAATTCTCCGAAACATTGCAAAAGCCTGATGTTCAAGAGCGTATCCGAAGCTTGAAAGAACGCTACAAAGGCGTCAAGGTGATTGTTGGCGTCGACCGACTGGACCACATCAAGGGCCTCACGCAGAAACTTAAGGGATTTGATGCTTTTCTCGATGATCATCCAGAGCTGCAAAACAAGGTTGTCCTCATCCAAGTCGCTGTCCCAAGCCGTGAAGATGTAAAAGAGTACCAGGATCTCGAAACCGAATTGTGTACTATTGCGGGAAAGATCAACGGGAAACATG CCACGCCCGAGGGCACTCCGCTGCTGTATATGCATCGCTCTGTCCCCTTCAACGAACTGACTGCGCTGTACTCGGTAGCCGATGTTTGTCTTCTCACCTCCACCCGCGACGGAATGAATCTCGTGGCCTTCGAGTATGTGGCATGCCAGCAAGAGCGTCATGGCGTCCTTGTTCTCTCCGAATTTGCCGGCGCGGCTTCCTTCATGTCGAATGGTAGTATCCCGTTCCATCCTGCCAACAAGACAGAAATGTCTGAGGCAATCTTCAATGCGTTGAACCTGGACCCGGCCGAGCGAAAGGCCAGGTACGAGTATCTTAGAGGCTTTGTCAATACCAACACAAGGTTCGAAGGGCTTTCCCGCTTTCGTGTAGTCAGTTACTGA
- a CDS encoding Nuclear envelope protein Brr6, putative produces the protein MEKRTGESPMDFEWQTRAPGDVTSPFYQLGAQHDKKRTYSAFESPQKQALPSLREPNSQPFLFSQPRQQPAPLSLKAKFGQPAFQTPRKFEVDFSSGAENMSSPEYADNEDTPEPQYKSGKGTASLFNFHGRNPQSPGRGEIPRLTHHSNVALHRIQKKRRRDKELGRQLRVDSDDDSDQDRPNSREEKSMKATKQGKGQKPEHGRSRVSSWSEFFSMLEAHPNVPAILSWWAQLVVNLSLFSLAVYVVFGFVSAIRGEFEQAAQEMSDTILADMAVCTKSYIDNDCGRSSRAPALETICENWERCMNRDPAKVGRAKVSAHTMAIIINSFIDPISWKAILFFLATISTVTVVSNWSFRSFRHRLQQQHYVQNPPPPQSMHPQLQHNPSFGYYGQQDPRQTQGVAYNEKQDQPLMLENTRAMDFVTERSREREQHLRTPSPTKRRFT, from the exons ATGGAAAAACGAACGGGAGAGAGTCCAATGGACTTTGAATGGCAGACTAGAGCACCCGGCGACGTGACCTCGCCCTTCTACCAGCTTGGAGCGCAGCACGACAAGAAAC GAACATACAGCGCATTTGAATCCCCCCAGAAGCAAGCGCTACCCTCCCTCCGGGAACCAAACTCTCAACCCTTCCTCTTCTCACAGCCCCGACAACAACCCGCACCACTATCGCTAAAGGCTAAATTTGGCCAACCTGCTTTCCAGACCCCACGGAAATTCGAAGTGGATTTCTCATCAGGCGCTGAGAACATGTCATCACCGGAGTATGCAGACAATGAGGATACGCCCGAGCCGCAATACAAGTCAGGGAAGGGAACTGCGTCACTTTTTAACTTTCATGGCCGGAATCCGCAGAGCCCAGGGAGAGGCGAAATCCCTCGGTTGACACATCACTCTAACGTAGCCTTGCACCGAATACAAAAGAAACGACGGAGAGACAAGGAACTTGGCCGGCAACTAAGAGTCGACAGCGATGACGATAGCGACCAAGACCGGCCCAACAGCAGGGAAGAGAAGTCGATGAAAGCAACAAAGCAAGGGAAGGGACAGAAGCCTGAACACGGTCGCTCGCGAGTGTCGTCCTGGTCCGAGTTCTTCAGCATGCTGGAGGCGCACCCGAATGTCCCCGCTATCTTGTCATGGTGGGCTCAACTGGTGGTCAACCTTTCGCTGTTCTCTCTGGCCGTCTATGTTGTCTTCGGATTTGTGTCGGCTATCCGCGGCGAATTCGAGCAGGCTGCGCAGGAAATGTCCGATACTATCTTGGCTGACATGGCAGTCTGCACGAAAAGCTACATCGACAATGACTGCGGGCGATCGAGTCGCGCGCCGGCCTTGGAGACTATATGCGAAAACTGGGAACGGTGCATGAATCGTGACCCGGCAAAGGTCGGCCGCGCCAAGGTCTCCGCGCATACAATGGCtatcatcatcaacagtTTCATTGACCCTATCAGCTGGAAGGCGATT CTGTTCTTCCTCGCAACCATATCCACAGTCACAGTTGTTAGCAACTGGTCATTCCGCTCATTCAGACACCGTCTCCAACAACAGCACTACGTACAAAACCCACCCCCACCCCAGTCCATGCACCCCCAGCTACAGCACAACCCCTCGTTCGGATACTACGGGCAGCAAGACCCTCGGCAAACCCAAGGCGTCGCCTACAATGAGAAACAAGACCAGCCCTTGATGCTCGAAAACACACGAGCGATGGACTTTGTCACTGAGCGTTCTCGTGAGCGCGAGCAGCACCTCCGGACACCGAGCCCAACTAAACGCAGGTTTACTTAA
- a CDS encoding Small GTPase superfamily, Ras type, translating into MSSSLEAKIVVLGAQGVGKTALVERYCKNTFNPAAASTIGASFVTKRVLDSTSDTIVRLQIWDTAGQERFRSMSRLYYRGAQAVLLCYDITDQNSFQEMAGWLHELRKNITPNDDGTDSLIVHVVGTKSDIVADDPSHRRVPFERTIAYVADQLYPTQASTPPPTATAGMGGLGFGTAVFGGSGGGTSNTSASVVALQSPDSKRSSAFWGQEIGWDCCHEISARDGEGIDEVFRVITRKLVEQRNRRDTDLAMSIARSPMANGVVRPFTPRVVEGRGSFRLGHGNTRRSWMGLAAPGVNVEGAEAERVMRASRNKQRCC; encoded by the exons ATGAGTTCAAGCCTTGAAGCTAAGATCGTTGTGCTCGGAGCACAGG GGGTGGGAAAGACTGCGCTCGTGGAAAGATACTGTAAAAACACCTTTAACCCCGCAGCGGCTTCAACCATCGGCGCGTCGTTCGTGACGAAGCGCGTCCTCGATTCCACCTCCGATACAATAGTCAGGTTACAGATATGGGATACAGCTGGACAGGAGAGGTTTCGCAGCATGTCGAGACTTTATTATAGAGGAGCCCAAGCTGTGCTCTTGTGCTATGAT ATTACCGACCAAAACAGCTTCCAAGAAATGGCCGGTTGGCTACATGAACTACGCAAAAATATCACACCCAACGACGACGGTACAGACTCCCTCATCGTTCATGTCGTAGGTACAAAGTCCGACATTGTCGCTGACGACCCTTCCCACCGCCGTGTCCCCTTTGAGCGCACAATAGCCTACGTCGCCGACCAACTCTACCCAACCCAAGCCTCCACCCCGCCACCGACCGCCACCGCAGGCATGGGCGGACTAGGCTTTGGAACAGCTGTCTTTGGAGGCAGTGGCGGGGGCACATCGAACACGAGCGCCAGCGTTGTAGCCCTTCAGAGTCCGGACTCGAAGCGCAGTTCGGCATTTTGGGGGCAGGAGATCGGGTGGGACTGCTGTCATGAGATCAGCGCACgggatggcgaaggaatCGATGAGGTTTTCCGCGTTATCACGCGTAAGCTGGTTGAACAGCGTAATCGACGGGATACTGATCTGGCTATGTCGATTGCTCGTTCGCCCATGGCTAATGGGGTCGTCAGGCCTTTTACTCCTCGGGTTGTAGAGGGTAGGGGTAGTTTCCGGCTTGGTCATGGTAATACCAGGAGGAGCTGGATGGGTTTGGCGGCACCCGGTGTTAATGTCGAGGGTGCTGAGGCGGAGCGTGTTATGCGTGCGTCGCGCAATAAGCAGCGTTGTTGTTGA